Proteins from a single region of Juglans microcarpa x Juglans regia isolate MS1-56 chromosome 5S, Jm3101_v1.0, whole genome shotgun sequence:
- the LOC121267908 gene encoding uncharacterized protein LOC121267908 codes for MVITESEMLSQGDVESSLPAYQQPKNNPFSSLGRQSSIYSLTLDEFQHTLCESGKNFGSMNMDEFLASIWTAEENQAVNSTATATTTTTTNNAINSMSSHAQLSLIDAHTEKGISNQPSLPRQGSLTLPAPLCRKTVEEVWSEIHKGQQGTHQNNNSSNDNGDNVHNPESAPRQPTFGEMTLEDFLVKAGVVREPLCALPVSQSQPPQQYGVYQNNNPTEAPSFVNRPIAGLGVAAGCVSAGGGAGGVSAGASVPTYQTMPLGGGHIGESSGYAGNGKRSGGYPPPPPQPPPVYYGGRVVNGGDGYGAPSAMVVGPVSPVSSDGLCKAPVDNSGNQFGLDMGGLRGRKRIVDAGPVEKVVERRQRRMIKNRESAARSRARKQAYTVELEAELNQLREENANLKQALADMDRKRKQQYCEEMKTKVQTKAQKDKERLRVLRRNLSCPFCSIRGAQIYFQGTINLTRLESGSLDLPVFDPYPNGKLYINTISPDTLFKFKLGKVTTPKRYNGFNPVVVYTHPFVVVPEGYVERQLIVERVVGSGEIELRERCLGDAKLHLSWKEDKPEDDSIVWQETKSDCQGLAGKGFLVSRKNELSSYANSYSPTYISYKYLRFEFCHYIMTSCLPTSLMPSNTRNPTGVLAVIGGRALMENQFGRVCCVKMSEEKNWFLGGRQKSTFPQFNCSANSQSVSPYHNKDPFLNLHPEVSLLRGDGNNPVNNPRKDGSGGTVESLGVMSSQNNYNEAKIKVIGIGGGGSNAVNRMIESAMKGVEFWIVNTDIQAMKMSPVFPENRLQIGQELTRGLGAGGNPEIGMNAAKESKESIEEALYGADMVFVTAGMGGGTGTGGAPVIAGVAKSMGILTVGIVTTPFSFEGRRRAVQAQEGIAALRDNVDTLIVIPNDKLLTAVSQSTPVTEAFNLADDILRQGVRGISDIIMIPGLVNVDFADVRAIMANAGSSLMGIGTATGKTRARDAALNAIQSPLLDIGIERATGIVWNITGGSDLTLYEVNAAAEIIYDLVDPTANLIFGAVIDPSISGQVSITLIATGFKRQEDSKGRPHQASPLAQGDIARGINRRPPSFTEGGSVEIPDFLKKKGRSRYPRV; via the exons ATGGTGATCACAGAGTCCGAAATGCTCTCCCAAGGCGACGTCGAGTCGTCGTTACCGGCCTATCAACAACCCAAGAACAACCCCTTCTCATCGCTCGGAAGACAATCCTCCATCTACTCCCTCACTCTCGACGAGTTCCAGCACACGCTCTGCGAGAGCGGCAAGAATTTTGGGTCTATGAACATGGACGAGTTCCTTGCCAGCATTTGGACAGCGGAAGAGAACCAAGCCGTCAACTCCACCGCCACCGCCACAACCACTACCACCACCAACAATGCCATCAATAGTATGAGCAGCCATGCCCAGTTGTCTCTGATCGATGCGCATACTGAGAAGGGAATATCAAATCAGCCAAGCTTGCCACGACAAGGTTCGCTCACTCTTCCCGCACCGCTTTGTAGGAAAACAGTGGAAGAAGTTTGGTCTGAAATCCACAAAGGGCAGCAAGGAACGCATCAGAATAATAACAGCAGCAACGATAATGGTGATAACGTTCATAATCCCGAGTCAGCCCCGCGCCAGCCCACTTTCGGAGAGATGACCTTGGAGGATTTTCTGGTGAAGGCAGGGGTAGTAAGGGAACCATTATGTGCATTGCCTGTCTCTCAATCACAGCCGCCGCAGCAGTACGGGGTGTACCAAAATAACAATCCCACAGAGGCTCCCAGTTTTGTAAATAGGCCCATAGCTGGACTCGGTGTTGCTGCTGGTTGTGTTAGTGCCGGAGGTGGTGCTGGTGGTGTAAGTGCTGGTGCTAGTGTTCCTACTTACCAAACAATGCCACTGGGCGGCGGGCATATTGGAGAATCGTCAGGGTATGCTGGAAATGGCAAGAGGAGTGGTGGGTACCCGCCGCCGCCGCCTCAGCCGCCACCGGTTTATTATGGTGGGAGAGTAGTGAATGGTGGCGACGGATACGGTGCACCGTCGGCTATGGTAGTAGGGCCGGTGAGTCCGGTTTCTTCTGATGGGTTGTGCAAAGCTCCGGTCGATAACTCGGGGAATCAATTTGGATTGGACATGGGAGGGTTAAGGGGAAGGAAGAGGATTGTAGATGCAGGTCCGGTGGAAAAGGTGGTGGAGAGGAGACAGAGAAGGATGATCAAGAATAGGGAGTCGGCGGCGAGGTCGAGAGCTAGGAAACAG GCATACACAGTTGAGCTAGAAGCAGAATTGAACCAGTTAAGAGAAGAGAACGCCAACCTTAAACAGGCTCTG GCAGATATGGACCGGAAAAGAAAGCAACAG TACTGTGAAGAAATGAAAACCAAAGTTCAAACCAAGGCTCAAAAGGATAAAGAGAGACTGAGGGTGTTGAGGAGGAATCTAAGTTGCCCATT CTGTTCCATTAGAGGTGCTCAGATATACTTTCAAGGGACAATCAATCTTACGCGGCTTGAATCTGGCAGTCTTGATCTTCCCGTATTTGATCCTTATCCGAACGGAAAGCTTTACATCAATACTATAAGCCCCGACACTCTTTTCAAGTTCAAACTTGGAAAGGTCACGACCCCTAAGCGATA CAACGGCTTCAATCCCGTCGTAGTGTACACCCACCCTTTTGTTGTAGTTCCTGAGGGTTATGTTGAGCGCCAGCTTATAGTTGAGCGTGTTGTTGGTAGTGGTGAAATTGAATTGCGTGAGCGATGCCTGGGTGACGCGAAACTTCACCTCTCTTGGAAGGAAGATAAGCCAGAAGATGACTC GATTGTTTGGCAAGAAACGAAGTCCGACTGCCAAGGCCTTGCTGGGAAAGGGTTCCTTGTATCAAGGAAGAATGAACTGTCATCATATGCCAACTCAT ATTCCCCGACCTACATTAGCTATAAATATCTGAGATTTGAGTTTTGCCATTACATCATGACGTCTTGTTTGCCAACGAGTTTGATGCCTTCTAATACTCGAAACCCAACTGGGGTATTAGCTGTAATAGGAGGGAGAGCACTAATGGAGAATCAATTTGGGAGAGTTTGCTGTGTGAAAATGTCCGAGGAGAAGAATTGGTTTTTGGGTGGTCGTCAAAAGTCGACTTTTCCTCAGTTTAATTGTTCCGCCAACTCCCAGAGCGTTAGTCCTTATCACAACAAAGACCCTTTTCTGAATCTACACCCTGAGGTTTCATTGCTTAGAGGGGACGGGAATAATCCTGTGAACAACCCGAGAAAGGATGGTTCAGGTGGCACTGTCGAGAGTTTAGGAGTCATGTCTAGCCAGAATAATTACAATGAAGCTAAGATCAAAGTTATTGGAATTGGAGGTGGTGGATCAAATGCAGTTAACCGCATGATAGAGAGTGCAATGAAGGGTGTGGAGTTCTGGATCGTCAACACAGATATTCAAGCCATGAAAATGTCGCCTGTATTTCCTGAGAACCGCTTGCAAATTGGTCAGGAGCTTACAAGGGGTCTTGGTGCTGGTGGGAATCCAGAGATTGGCATGAATGCTGCGAAAGAAAGCAAAGAATCAATAGAAGAGGCACTCTATGGAGCGGACATGGTCTTTGTTACG GCTGGAATGGGTGGAGGAACTGGCACTGGTGGAGCTCCTGTAATTGCTGGGGTTGCGAAGTCAATGGGTATATTGACTGTTGGTATTGTCACAACCCCTTTCTCTTTTGAGGGACGAAGGAGGGCAGTTCAAGCCCAGGAAGGAATTGCAGCTTTAAGAGACAATGTTGACACGCTAATAGTCATTCCAAATGACAAGTTATTGACTGCAGTTTCCCAGTCTACCCCAGTAACAGAAGCATTTAACCTTGCTGATGATATTCTCCGTCAAGGTGTTCGTGGTATCTCTGACATAATTATG ATACCAGGACTAGTAAATGTCGATTTTGCTGATGTACGAGCTATAATGGCAAATGCAGGTTCTTCATTGATGGGGATAGGAACTGCAACTG GGAAGACTAGGGCGAGAGATGCTGCATTAAATGCTATACAATCACCTTTACTGGATATTGGTATAGAGAGGGCTACTGGAATTGTGTGGAATATAACTGGTGGAAGCGATTTAACATTATatgag GTAAATGCCGCTGCAGAGATCATATATGACCTTGTGGACCCGACTGCCAATTTAATCTTTGGAGCAGTGATAGACCCGTCCATCAGTGGACAA GTCAGTATAACTTTAATTGCTACTGGATTCAAACGCCAAGAAGACAGTAAGGGGAGGCCCCACCAG GCTAGTCCCCTAGCACAAGGAGACATCGCCCGTGGAATTAATCGGCGACCCCCCTCATTCACTGAAGGTGGTTCTGTGGAGATTCCGGACTTCCTAAAGAAGAAAGGACGCTCACGCTATCCAAGAGTTTAG
- the LOC121268130 gene encoding NDR1/HIN1-like protein 10 isoform X1, giving the protein MSCGREVKFRVTQASLTQFNFTTTNNTLNYKLALNITLRNYNKRVGVHYDGIEAVAYYRKKWFSTVRLTPFYQGHKNTSILSPIFEGQQVLSLRGRDLSKFELEKSVGAYSIDVKLSVRIRIKYGKIKTARFKPRKIDCPLKVYLSTSNGTAAEGFRTTKCGNVHFFSDPVAID; this is encoded by the exons ATGTCATGTGGAAG AGAGGTGAAGTTTCGCGTCACCCAGGCATCGCTCACGCAATTCAATTTCACCACTACCAACAACACGCTCAACTATAAGCTGGCGCTCAACATAACCCTCAGGAACTACAACAAAAGGGTGGGTGTACACTACGACGGGATTGAAGCCGTTGCTTATTACAGAAAAAAGTGGTTCTCAACCGTAAGATTGACACCATTTTACCAGGGGCACAAGAACACGAGCATTTTGAGTCCCATTTTTGAAGGGCAGCAAGTACTATCGCTTAGGGGTCGTGACCTTTCCAAGTTTGAACTTGAAAAGAGTGTCGGGGCTTATAGTATTGATGTAAAGCTTTCCGTTCGGATAAGGATCAAATACGGGAAGATCAAGACTGCCAGATTCAAGCCGCGTAAGATTGATTGTCCCTTGAAAGTATATCTGAGCACCTCTAATGGAACAGCTGCTGAAGGTTTTAGGACAACCAAGTGTGGCAATGTTCATTTCTTCTCAGATCCTGTTGCCATCGATTGA
- the LOC121268130 gene encoding NDR1/HIN1-like protein 10 isoform X2, which yields MWKASLTQFNFTTTNNTLNYKLALNITLRNYNKRVGVHYDGIEAVAYYRKKWFSTVRLTPFYQGHKNTSILSPIFEGQQVLSLRGRDLSKFELEKSVGAYSIDVKLSVRIRIKYGKIKTARFKPRKIDCPLKVYLSTSNGTAAEGFRTTKCGNVHFFSDPVAID from the exons ATGTGGAAG GCATCGCTCACGCAATTCAATTTCACCACTACCAACAACACGCTCAACTATAAGCTGGCGCTCAACATAACCCTCAGGAACTACAACAAAAGGGTGGGTGTACACTACGACGGGATTGAAGCCGTTGCTTATTACAGAAAAAAGTGGTTCTCAACCGTAAGATTGACACCATTTTACCAGGGGCACAAGAACACGAGCATTTTGAGTCCCATTTTTGAAGGGCAGCAAGTACTATCGCTTAGGGGTCGTGACCTTTCCAAGTTTGAACTTGAAAAGAGTGTCGGGGCTTATAGTATTGATGTAAAGCTTTCCGTTCGGATAAGGATCAAATACGGGAAGATCAAGACTGCCAGATTCAAGCCGCGTAAGATTGATTGTCCCTTGAAAGTATATCTGAGCACCTCTAATGGAACAGCTGCTGAAGGTTTTAGGACAACCAAGTGTGGCAATGTTCATTTCTTCTCAGATCCTGTTGCCATCGATTGA
- the LOC121268127 gene encoding putative pentatricopeptide repeat-containing protein At2g01510, whose amino-acid sequence MCRRMLWDSATTAHVIQTYAQSRQFNKGKQLHAQLICAGYPLNTFLTNHLLNMYSKCGELDLALKLFDTMPHRNMVSWTAMITGFSQNKRFTEALETFCLMRNACESPTQFAFSSVVRAGAALGWIEFGRQMHCLSLKCSFSYELFVGSNLADMYSKCGSMVEACKVFEEMPCKDEVSWTAMIDGYAKNGDFEEALLAYKRMINDGLVIDQHVLCSTLNACGALKACKFGKALHSSVVKLGLELDTAVGNALTNVYLKVGDMENALNVFGTEPEGRNIVSYTSFINGYVEANQIEKAFDVFSDLRMHEIEPNEYTFSSLIKACANQAALEQGMQLHAQVFKFNMDSEPYVSSILVDMYGKCGLLDDSIRVFEEIGDPTEIAWNSLVSVFAQHGLGKDAIETFDRMIQNGLKPNGITFVSLLTACSHAGLADEGLKYFHSMEKIYGVVPREEHYSCVIDLLGRSGKLKEAEEFINNMPIEPNAFGWCSFLGACRTYGDKERGKLAAEKLMKLEPENSGAHVLLSNIYAKQRQWEDVRSLRIMMRDDNVKKLPGYSWVDVGNKTHIFGAEDWAHPRKKEIYEKLDSLFDQIRKAGYVPYTDSIPFDMDKSIKEKILHHHSERIALAFALISIPARKRIIVKKNIRVCVDCHSAFKCISKVVGRKIVLRDNSRFHHFADGFCSCGDYW is encoded by the coding sequence ATGTGCAGGCGCATGCTCTGGGACTCTGCCACCACAGCGCACGTTATTCAAACCTACGCACAATCTAGACAGTTCAACAAAGGGAAGCAGCTCCACGCCCAGTTAATATGCGCAGGTTACCCACTAAACACCTTCCTCACCAACCACCTCCTCAACATGTACTCCAAATGTGGTGAACTCGATCTTGCTCTGAAACTGTTCGACACAATGCCTCACAGAAATATGGTTTCTTGGACAGCAATGATCACTGGATTTTCTCAAAACAAGAGGTTTACAGAGGCATTAGAGACATTTTGCCTAATGCGGAATGCCTGCGAAAGCCCGACTCAGTTTGCATTTTCGAGTGTTGTTCGAGCTGGTGCTGCTCTTGGGTGGATTGAATTTGGGAGGCAAATGCATTGCCTCTCGTTGAAATGTAGCTTTAGTTATGAATTGTTTGTGGGGAGTAATTTAGCAGACATGTATTCAAAGTGTGGTTCAATGGTTGAAGCTTGTAAAGTTTTTGAGGAGATGCCTTGTAAGGATGAGGTGTCATGGACCGCAATGATTGATGGTTATGCAAAAAATGGTGATTTTGAGGAAGCTTTATTAGCTTATAAGAGGATGATTAATGATGGGCTTGTGATTGATCAGCATGTTCTTTGCAGTACTTTAAATGCTTGCGGGGCACTTAAGGCTTGTAAGTTCGGGAAGGCATTACATTCGAGTGTTGTGAAGTTGGGACTTGAATTGGATACTGCTGTAGGGAATGCCCTTACGAATGTTTATTTGAAAGTGGGAGATATGGAAAATGCTTTGAATGTGTTTGGGACTGAACCTGAGGGTAGAAATATTGTGTCTTATACTTCCTTCATTAATGGGTATGTTGAGGCAAATCAGATTGAGAAGGCATTTGATGTTTTTTCTGACTTGCGGATGCATGAAATTGAACCTAATGAGTATACTTTCTCTAGCTTGATCAAGGCGTGTGCTAACCAGGCTGCCCTTGAACAAGGAATGCAGCTCCATGCCCAAgtgtttaaatttaatatggacTCTGAGCCTTATGTTTCTTCAATTCTTGTTGACATGTATGGTAAATGTGGCTTACTTGATGATTCAATCAGGGTCTTTGAGGAGATTGGGGACCCAACTGAAATTGCATGGAATTCATTGGTGAGTGTGTTTGCTCAGCATGGATTAGGTAAAGATGCCATAGAAACTTTTGATAGGATGATTCAAAATGGGTTGAAACCAAATGGAATAACGTTTGTCAGTCTTTTAACAGCATGTAGCCATGCTGGACTAGCAGATGAAGGGTTGAAATACTTCCATTCCATGGAGAAGATTTATGGTGTAGTGCCTAGAGAAGAACATTATTCCTGTGTGATTGATTTACTTGGCCGATCTGGGAAACTCAAGGAAGCTGAAGAATTTATCAACAACATGCCAATTGAACCAAATGCTTTTGGATGGTGTTCATTCCTTGGGGCTTGCAGGACTTATGGTGACAAGGAGAGGGGCAAACTTGCAGCAGAGAAACTGATGAAACTTGAACCCGAAAATAGCGGGGCTCATGTTTTGCTTTCAAATATATATGCTAAGCAAAGGCAATGGGAAGACGTAAGGAGTTTAAGGATTATGATGAGAGATGACAATGTGAAGAAATTACCGGGTTATAGTTGGGTTGATGTTGGAAACAAAACCCATATCTTTGGAGCTGAAGACTGGGCCCATCCtcgaaagaaagaaatatatgaaaagcTTGACAGTCTATTCGATCAGATTAGAAAAGCTGGATATGTTCCTTACACAGATTCTATTCCATTTGATATGGATAAaagtataaaagagaaaattcttCATCATCACAGCGAGAGGATCGCTCTAGCATTTGCACTAATTAGCATTCCAGCCAGAAAGCGAATCATTGTGAAGAAAAACataagggtgtgtgtggattGCCATTCTGCATTTAAGTGCATTTCCAAGGTGGTTGGGAGAAAGATTGTTCTCAGGGATAACAGCAGATTTCACCATTTTGCCGATGGGTTTTGTTCCTGTGGAGATTACTGGTAA